From a single Streptomyces sp. NBC_00237 genomic region:
- a CDS encoding serine hydrolase, producing MPELTKLSVRTAYGKLPRERPGVLWGLVAALVASATGGWLALPDAGDRGGMLPAAVAGLDLPWPSDGQAAVAAERVGDLGVAGSRRAVPIASVTKVMTAYVVLKDHPLREGQDGPSVEVDGQAAAEAHSLSESTAPVVEGQRLSQRKLLELMLLPSANNVARLLARWDAGSQERFVAKMNATAARLGMTDTTYTGASGIEATTVSTAADQLKLAREAMKDPALRATVALRSTVIPGRAEPVRNTNELLARPGVVGLKTGSSTPAGGNLVWAAEVPEGTKRRLVYGVVLGQRAGTSPAEGRRAALESSGRLLDALQEKLPAVLGGQA from the coding sequence GTGCCCGAACTTACGAAGCTCTCTGTCCGTACCGCGTACGGAAAGCTCCCGCGCGAGCGGCCGGGGGTGCTGTGGGGACTGGTGGCGGCGCTCGTGGCCAGCGCTACCGGAGGCTGGCTGGCTCTTCCCGACGCGGGCGATCGCGGCGGGATGCTGCCCGCGGCGGTAGCCGGGCTCGATCTGCCGTGGCCCAGCGATGGGCAGGCGGCCGTCGCTGCGGAGCGGGTCGGTGATCTTGGTGTCGCGGGCTCGCGGCGGGCGGTGCCGATCGCGAGCGTCACCAAGGTGATGACCGCATACGTGGTCCTGAAGGACCACCCTCTCAGGGAAGGGCAGGACGGGCCTTCGGTCGAGGTCGACGGGCAGGCCGCGGCCGAGGCGCACTCGCTGAGTGAGTCCACCGCACCGGTCGTCGAGGGTCAACGGCTCTCCCAGCGCAAGCTGTTGGAGCTCATGCTGCTTCCGTCCGCCAACAACGTGGCCCGTTTGCTGGCCCGTTGGGACGCGGGCAGCCAGGAGAGATTCGTCGCGAAGATGAACGCGACGGCCGCCCGGCTGGGGATGACCGACACGACGTACACCGGGGCGAGCGGCATCGAGGCCACCACCGTGTCGACTGCGGCCGATCAGCTGAAGCTGGCCCGCGAGGCCATGAAGGACCCGGCGCTGCGGGCGACGGTGGCGCTGCGCAGCACGGTGATTCCGGGGCGGGCCGAGCCGGTGCGGAACACCAACGAACTGCTCGCACGGCCGGGTGTGGTCGGGCTGAAGACCGGCTCCAGCACTCCGGCGGGCGGCAATCTGGTGTGGGCCGCCGAAGTTCCGGAGGGCACGAAGCGACGTCTTGTCTACGGGGTGGTGCTGGGCCAGCGTGCGGGTACCTCGCCTGCCGAGGGGCGCAGGGCCGCGCTGGAGAGCAGCGGCCGGCTTCTCGACGCTCTCCAGGAGAAGCTGCCCGCAGTCCTCGGGGGGCAGGCGTGA
- a CDS encoding CdaR family transcriptional regulator, with protein MTVGDFSVGGRPLHERLSAGLAAYTDLVLAEVTARVPAYGLLPGEELGGDIRRVITQTLRSFTDVLRTKELPSRDALAFLRESAARRAEEGIPIDVVLTAYHVGMQVVWESLTPHVRPGEVTDVLAANALVLRYLELVTPAVGAGYLDARQTVFDDEHSARCALLSALLDGAPAEAAATRAGLSLPPGFVVLALAVGVHPDERAAGVDGAVAGRRKVRRLRMELERHFRGPVLTTLTAEGGVALLPTEGAVDGLSGREWSRLERIVADLGRAAGAEVTAGAVAAEPAAVAKAAVTAREVLEVAQLHGRPAGPHRLEDVLLEFQLSRPSEALGPLADLLNPVGDDPELLRTLETYLRSGGRRPTAAALHVHPNTVDYRLRKIAELTGADPLKTADVALLHAALTARTARAARTARSAAAHRRRSAAEDRPDRG; from the coding sequence ATGACGGTCGGGGACTTCAGCGTGGGGGGCCGTCCGTTGCACGAGCGGCTGTCGGCGGGTCTGGCCGCCTACACCGACCTGGTGCTGGCCGAGGTCACCGCGCGGGTGCCTGCGTACGGTCTGCTGCCGGGGGAGGAACTCGGTGGCGACATCCGGCGGGTGATCACCCAGACCTTGCGGTCGTTCACCGACGTCCTGCGGACGAAGGAACTCCCCTCCCGCGACGCGCTGGCCTTTCTGCGGGAGTCGGCCGCGCGCCGTGCGGAGGAAGGCATCCCGATCGATGTGGTGCTCACCGCGTACCACGTGGGCATGCAGGTGGTGTGGGAGTCACTCACCCCTCACGTACGGCCGGGTGAGGTCACGGACGTACTGGCCGCCAATGCCCTGGTCCTGCGTTACCTGGAGCTGGTCACGCCCGCCGTGGGGGCCGGTTACCTCGATGCCCGGCAGACGGTGTTCGACGACGAGCACTCCGCACGCTGCGCGCTGCTGTCCGCACTGCTCGACGGTGCCCCTGCCGAAGCGGCGGCGACCCGGGCGGGACTGTCGCTGCCGCCGGGCTTTGTGGTGCTCGCCCTCGCTGTGGGGGTCCACCCCGACGAGCGGGCGGCCGGGGTGGACGGCGCGGTCGCGGGCCGCCGCAAGGTCCGGCGTCTGCGCATGGAGCTGGAACGCCATTTCCGTGGCCCGGTGCTGACCACGCTCACCGCCGAAGGCGGTGTCGCCCTGCTGCCGACGGAGGGCGCCGTTGACGGCCTTTCGGGGCGTGAGTGGTCCCGCCTGGAGCGGATCGTGGCCGACCTGGGTCGGGCGGCCGGAGCGGAGGTCACCGCGGGGGCCGTCGCGGCCGAGCCTGCCGCGGTGGCGAAGGCCGCGGTCACGGCTCGCGAGGTCCTGGAGGTCGCGCAGCTCCACGGTCGCCCGGCCGGACCCCACCGGCTGGAGGACGTACTGCTGGAGTTCCAGCTGTCCCGGCCCAGCGAGGCCCTCGGCCCCCTCGCGGACCTCCTGAACCCCGTCGGTGACGACCCGGAACTGCTGCGGACGCTGGAGACGTACCTGCGCAGTGGAGGGCGGCGGCCCACGGCCGCAGCCCTCCACGTCCACCCCAACACGGTGGACTACCGGTTGCGCAAGATTGCGGAACTGACCGGCGCCGACCCCTTGAAGACCGCTGACGTCGCGCTGCTCCACGCGGCCCTCACGGCACGGACGGCCCGCGCAGCCCGGACGGCCCGCTCGGCCGCCGCGCACCGGCGCCGGTCAGCCGCCGAAGACCGGCCAGACCGGGGTTGA